In Chelonoidis abingdonii isolate Lonesome George chromosome 22, CheloAbing_2.0, whole genome shotgun sequence, one genomic interval encodes:
- the ALDH2 gene encoding aldehyde dehydrogenase, mitochondrial, with translation MLRAAALSSRLWGRAAPAQLRCPFSAAAPAIPAPNARPEIAYNKIFINNEWHDAVSKKTFPTVNPATGEVICQVAEGDKADVDKAVQAAKAAFQLGSPWRRMDASHRGKLLHRLADLIERDRAYLAELETLDNGKPYSVAYLVDLDMVTKCIRYYAGWADKCHGKTIPLDGDFFSYTRHEPVGICGQIIPWNFPLLMQAWKIGPALATGNVVVMKVAEQTPLTALYVASLIKEAGFPPGVVNIVPGYGSTAGAAIASHMEVDKVAFTGSTEVGHLIQKAAAESNLKRVTLELGGKSPNIIMSDANMDWAVEQAHFALFFNQGQCCTAGSRTYVQEDVYHEFVERSIERAKSRVVGNPFDSQTEQGPQIDEEMFKKILGYISTGKQEGAKLLCGGNPAADRGYFIQPTVFGDVQDNMTIATEEIFGPVMQILKFKTIEEVIERANNSKYGLAAAVFTKDIDKANYVSQALQAGTVWINCYDVFGAQAPFGGYKTSGNGRELGEYGLQAYTEVKTVTIKVPQKNS, from the exons ATGCTGCGAGCGGCCGCGCTGAGCTCTCGCCTCTGGGGCCGCGCGGCTCCGGCCCAGCTCCGCTGCCCCTTCTCGGCCGCGGCCCCCGCGATCCCCGCCCCCAACGCCCGCCCGGAGATCGCCTACAACAAG atttTCATAAACAATGAGTGGCATGATGCAGTCAGCAAGAAAACCTTCCCTACTGTCAACCCAGCAACGGGGGAAGTTATCTGCCAGGTTGCTGAGGGAGACAAG GCAGATGTGGACAAGGCCGTGCAGGCAGCCAAGGCGGCCTTCCAGCTGGGCTCGCCTTGGAGACGGATGGACGCCTCTCACCGGGGAAAGCTGCTGCACCGCCTCGCCGACCTGATTGAGAGAGATCGGGCTTACCTGGCT GAGCTGGAAACTCTGGATAATGGCAAACCGTACTCCGTCGCCTACTTAGTGGATCTGGACATGGTAACCAAATGCATCAG GTACTACGCTGGCTGGGCTGACAAATGTCATGGAAAAACCATTCCCTTAGATGGAGACTTCTTCAGTTACACAAGACATGAGCCAGTAGGGATCTGTGGACAGATCATCCCG TGGAATTTCCCACTCTTGATGCAGGCATGGAAAATTGGGCCCGCCTTGGCCACTGGGAATGTGGTTGTGATGAAAGTGGCTGAACAAACACCCCTGACAGCTCTTTATGTGGCCAGTCTGATCAAAGAG GCTGGCTTCCCACCAGGGGTGGTTAATATCGTTCCCGGTTATGGGTCCACTGCGGGGGCTGCCATTGCGTCCCACATGGAGGTAGACAAAGTGGCCTTCACTGGCTCCACTGAG GTTGGGCATCTGATccagaaggctgcagcagagagtAACCTGAAGAGAGTGACGCTGGAGCTTGGCGGGAAGAGCCCAAATATCATCATGTCTGATGCCAATA TGGACTGGGCTGTTGAGCAAGCCCACTTTGCCCTATTCTTCAACCAAGGCCAGTGCTGCACTGCTGGATCCCGGACGTATGTCCAAGAAGATGTATATCATGAGTTCGTAGAGAGAAGCATTGAAAGAGCCAAGTCCAGGGTGGTTGGAAACCCGTTTGACTCTCAAACTGAACAGGGACCTCAG ATAGATGAAGAGATGTTTAAGAAGATCCTTGGCTACATCAGCACTGGGAAGCAGGAAGGAGCCAAACTGCTTTGTGGTGGCAATCCTGCTGCAGACAGAGGCTATTTCATCCAGCCGACTGTCTTTGGAGATGTGCAGGACAACATGACCATTGCTACAGAGGAG atatttgggCCAGTTATGCAGATCTTGAAGTTCAAAACCATTGAGGAAGTCATTGAGAGAGCAAATAATTCCAAGTATGGTCTGGCAGCAGCAGTCTTCACAAAAGATATTGACAAAGCAAACTATGTGTCCCAGGCATTGCAAGCTGGAACTGTCTG GATAAACTGTTATGATGTGTTTGGAGCTCAGGCACCGTTTGGTGGGTACAAAACATCTGGGAATGGGCGAGAGTTGGGAGAATATGGCCTGCAGGCATATACAGAAGTGAAAACT GTAACAATAAAAGTTCCACAGAAGAACTCTTAA